Proteins encoded within one genomic window of Aquarana catesbeiana isolate 2022-GZ linkage group LG03, ASM4218655v1, whole genome shotgun sequence:
- the LOC141133696 gene encoding E3 ubiquitin-protein ligase TRIM39-like, translated as MASANLRAELDCSICLNIYTDPVNLRCGHNFCQLCIDRVLDTQEGSGGYSCPECREKFPDRPALQWNITLRNIVENFLSAQPDHEESGVFCTHCVDYPVPAVRSCLLCEVSLCNKHLRVHKKSPEHVLCDPTLSMESRKCSVHKKILEYYCTEDDTCICVTCSLAGEHRGHQVEMLGEASKKKKETLRNVLQNLLTKREEMEERVQSLQEHRRKVEEKSARDTERVTALFRDLRRRLEDLEKRVLREISGRAERVSISIRDLEIKKEELSRKICHIEELCNMTDPLTVLQESDTGDLCDTEDGDNEDRERHEELLHDGGGLDVDGISHTLHTFSDIIREVNVDFYIQGAADILLDVNTAHNKLQLSDDRKTVSRSDRYQNRPETPERFYLYVQVLSSRSFSSGRYYWEVDVGGSGGWGVGMCYPSIDRRGWQSGIGWSKKSWGLYRNGNQYEVIHDSKEILFSTNLSSNRVRIYLDYEAGRISFYDLCDPIRHLHTFTTTFTEPLYALLGVEKGHIKIHKWIQGKTIQRLMTSQGGRKGLVEYATNRIKQWVGL; from the coding sequence ATGGCGTCTGCTAATCTGAGAGCTGAGCTTGATtgttccatctgtctgaacatttatacagatcctgtaaacctgagatgtggacacaacttctgtcagctctgtattgatcgtgtgctggatacacaggaggggtctggaggatattcctgtcctgaatgcagagagaagtttccggatcggcctgcactgcagtggaacataacactacgtaacatagtggagaatttcctgtctgctcagccagatcatgaggagtccggggtcttctgtactcactgtgtggactatcctgtacctgctgttagatcctgtctgctctgtgaggtttctctgtgtaataaacacctgagagtccacaaaaagtccccagaacacgtcttatgtgaccccaccttgtccatggagagcaggaaatgctccgtccataagaagatcctggagtattactgcactgaggatgatacCTGTATCTGTGTGACCTGCAGTTTGGCCGGAGAACATCGAGGACACCAGGTAGAGATGCTGGGTGAGGCTTCTAAGAaaaagaaggagacactgaggaatgttctgcagaatcttctgacaaagagagaggagatggaggaaagagtccagagtctgcaggaacacaggaggaaagtagaagaaaaatcAGCTAGGGACActgagagagtcactgccctgtttagagatctcaggagacgtctggaagacctggagaagagagtcctgagggaaatctccgggagggcagagcgggtctccatctccatccgggatctggaaataaagaaggaggagctgtccaggaagatatgtcacattgaggagctgtgtaacatgacggatccactgactgtcttacaggaatcagacacaggtgacttgtgtgatactgaggatggagataatgaggacagagagagacatgaggaactcctccatgatggagggggtctggatgtggatgggatatcacacacattacacacattttcTGATATAATAAGAGAGGTAAATGTagacttctatatacagggagctgcagacatattactggatgtaaatACAGCTCATAATAAGCTACAgctatcagatgacaggaaaactgtatccagaTCAGATAGATACcagaatcgtccagaaacaccagagagattctATCTTTATGTacaggtgttgagcagtcggagtttctcTTCGGGGAGatattactgggaagtggatgtcgggggatcaggTGGATGGGGAgttgggatgtgttaccccagtatagacaggagagggTGGCAGTCAGGGATTGGATGGAGTAAGAAATCCTGGGGTTTGTACAGGAATGGTAATCAGTATGAGGTGATACATGACAGTAAAGAGATCCTCTTTTCCACCAATCtgtccagtaacagagtcaggatatatctggattatgaagccggacggatctccttttatgatctctgtgacccgatccgacatctccacaccttcaccaccaccttcactgagcccctctatGCTCTCTTAGGTGTAGAGAAAGGTCATATAAAGATACATAAGTGGATTCAGGGGAAAACCAtccagagactgatgacatcacagggaggaaggaagggattgGTGGAGTATGCAACCAATAGAATCAAGCAATGGGTGGGGCTTTAG